A stretch of Mucilaginibacter terrae DNA encodes these proteins:
- the murB gene encoding UDP-N-acetylmuramate dehydrogenase: protein MLQIEENVSLKNFNTFGIEASARYFVEINHEQDLTELFADSQWLTTERLVLGGGSNMLLVNNFDGLVIRLNIRGIEHRINHNEVIIEAGAGEVWNDLVNFCVNHNFAGMENLSLIPGSVGASPIQNIGAYGVELKDVFESCRAFEVATGQVKVFSKEDCQFGYRESVFKSALKGQYIITSVKFKLSLTPNLNISYGAIGQELANRGIGEPTIKDVSQVVSAIRVSKLPDPSTIGNSGSFFKNPVIDTNLFQTIKAQYPEVANYPAGDNKVKLAAGWLIEQCGWKGKVVGNTGTWENQALVLVNHGGATGQEIYNLSSQIIDSVYTKFGVMLDREVNIIP from the coding sequence ATGCTGCAGATCGAAGAAAACGTTTCGCTTAAAAATTTCAACACCTTTGGTATTGAGGCCAGTGCCCGGTACTTTGTAGAAATTAACCATGAGCAGGATTTAACCGAACTCTTTGCCGATTCGCAATGGCTAACCACCGAGCGGCTCGTTTTGGGCGGCGGCAGCAATATGTTGCTGGTAAATAATTTCGACGGACTGGTGATCCGCCTCAACATTCGCGGCATCGAACACCGCATAAACCACAATGAGGTTATTATAGAAGCCGGTGCCGGCGAAGTATGGAACGACCTGGTAAACTTTTGCGTAAACCACAACTTTGCCGGTATGGAGAACCTCAGCCTCATTCCCGGTTCGGTGGGTGCATCACCCATCCAAAACATAGGCGCTTATGGGGTCGAACTCAAAGATGTGTTTGAAAGCTGCCGCGCATTCGAAGTTGCTACCGGACAAGTAAAAGTTTTTAGTAAAGAAGATTGCCAGTTTGGCTACCGCGAAAGTGTGTTTAAATCGGCCTTAAAGGGGCAATACATTATTACGTCGGTTAAGTTTAAACTGTCGCTTACCCCCAATCTTAACATAAGCTACGGAGCCATAGGGCAGGAGTTGGCTAACCGGGGCATTGGGGAGCCTACTATAAAAGATGTATCACAAGTGGTATCGGCCATCCGTGTATCTAAACTGCCCGACCCTTCTACCATAGGTAATTCAGGAAGCTTTTTTAAAAATCCGGTTATTGATACCAATCTATTCCAAACCATAAAAGCACAATATCCCGAGGTGGCAAACTATCCCGCAGGCGATAATAAAGTTAAACTGGCAGCAGGCTGGCTTATAGAACAATGCGGCTGGAAGGGAAAAGTGGTAGGTAATACCGGTACCTGGGAAAATCAGGCATTAGTACTGGTGAATCACGGCGGGGCTACCGGTCAAGAGATATACAACCTGTCGTCGCAAATCATAGACAGTGTGTATACAAAATTTGGCGTTATGCTCGATCGCGAAGTGAACATCATCCCATAA
- a CDS encoding RNA polymerase sigma factor: protein MTKIEFNTMVLRQASSLRSYALHFTHDADDANDLVQDTMLKAITYYNKFKEGTNLKGWLYTIMKNTFINNYRRFVKMSTFVTKSEEISSANLVFSSTKNQGESKFVMDDIRRALDKLPEDYYVPFTMYFEGHKYHEIADHLTIPIGTVKTRIHVARKLLKKNLKAYDNGVKKAVYAEEE, encoded by the coding sequence ATGACAAAGATTGAGTTTAACACCATGGTATTGCGTCAAGCCAGTTCACTACGTTCATACGCACTGCACTTTACTCATGACGCAGACGATGCTAACGACCTTGTTCAGGATACAATGTTGAAGGCTATTACCTACTACAATAAATTTAAAGAAGGTACCAATTTGAAAGGATGGTTGTACACCATCATGAAAAACACGTTCATTAACAACTACCGTCGTTTTGTTAAAATGAGCACCTTCGTAACCAAGTCTGAAGAAATTTCATCAGCCAACTTAGTATTCAGCTCAACCAAAAATCAGGGTGAATCTAAATTTGTAATGGATGATATTCGTCGTGCTTTAGACAAATTACCCGAAGATTATTATGTGCCATTCACCATGTACTTTGAAGGTCACAAATATCACGAAATTGCTGATCACTTAACAATCCCTATCGGTACCGTAAAAACCCGTATCCACGTTGCCCGCAAGCTGCTTAAAAAGAACTTGAAAGCATATGATAATGGTGTTAAAAAAGCGGTTTATGCCGAGGAAGAATAA